The Gossypium arboreum isolate Shixiya-1 unplaced genomic scaffold, ASM2569848v2 Contig00265, whole genome shotgun sequence DNA window gaagtacatatatatatatataatttttgagAAGTATAAGAGAATAGAAGAATGGTAAGAGTGGGAaaatgtttaaaatgtggtgGCAGTTTGATTTCTTATTTACCTTAGCCTCTCATTCTCAATGCTCTTAATCTCTTCCTTCCAATATCATTCTTCTGTCCACGCTTGCATCAGTCTTTTTTCGTCTCTTGTATAAATCTCTTCAACAACGTCACAAATATAcatcaaattttattaatatggAGATATTAGGTTTATCAAATAAGAAAGAATTAACTAAACTATAAATGGTTGATACCTCAAAGCTTCCAAAGGGTTGAAGCGAAGAACATTTTAAAGTTTGGATGGTCATCCCACTCCAACGATTCCCACCATTCTGTGCTTGAACTGATGGTAAGAGAAGGTGAAGCATATGCAAATGGCTGCCCATTGCCAACAAGGGGAACAAATGGAGGAATTCTCTTTAGTTTATAACACTCAACAACTTTGATAAGTTGGATAGAATCACAAACCATCACTCCACTTTTGCTGCAAATGCTCTTCAAATTTGGTAATCCCTCTAGTCTCAATTCTCTCAATTTGGTAAGATGGAATTGGATTAATGCATCACTCCCTTCTTCAACTTCTGATGTTGCTGCTCCCAATAATTCTACTAACTCATCACAATGATCCACTGATATTTCTTCCAGGTTTTGGAGGTTTGGAAGCAACCAATGTGGAAGCAACGTCTTCATACTTGAGCATTTGTATATCTTAATTTCCTTAAGATGGGAAAAGGTGGCAGACGGAAACAATGGTGATGTTGTTCCTGAACCAATTCCTGCATCTTTCACAATAAGGGCACTCAACTTTGGCAGATTTTGAAGATCCAACACCTCGAGGCTCCGAAATGGATGAGCGGAAGAAGAGGCAAAGAGGACATGGAAACAACACACTCTATCCTTCACACCCAAAATCCTACAAACCCTCAAGTCAATCGCATTTTGAAGGAAGAATTATCATTGACTAAGCTTCTCAAATAGTCGCAGTGAGTAATATTTAACTCTTGAATTTCAATTGGGTGCATAATTAACTCACCTTCCCAATTGTGGACTCCTCAATTGTTAATACTTTATAAAATCGATTATAAAACTGACTAAATAAATATGAGCCCACCTGTAAACAGTACTTGCTGAGATTTTTCTTACTTTGTTGCATTGAGGAGATGAACTTATTGAATTCATTGATGTCTTCGAAACGTCCGGTAAAGCACTCCAACTTCTTCAATGGTTCCATCTCCTCTGCTTTTACACATGTTTTCCATTGTTCACATCAAAACTCAAGTGCTGAAGGTGAACGAGTTTTGTAAAAGTCCAGCGGTATCTCTTTCAGAGTGCGCACtccaagatcaatatatcttagCTTTATCAGCATATCCATGCCTTCAGGGACTTCCTCAATTTTAGTCCAACGAAGATCCAACTTCTTCAATTCTTGAAGCATCGAAAGACATGGTAGATCTCTTAATTCATAACAGCCCCAAAGCAACAATGTTGTGAGGTTCTTTAGTTCAGAGATGGAATTTGGTAAACTCTCGATCTTTGTAGAAGACAAATTGAGAACACTAAGACAAGGCATGTTTGTGAAGAAAGAAATTGAGATCTTCTTTATAGGGTTGTTCTGCAATAACAAGGTTGTGAGCAGTTGGCATTTTGTGGGCAGCACATCTATGGAAATTTCTGATATGAAGTTACACATAAGCGATACTTTCTCAATATCCGAACTCCATTGCTCCTTTTCTGGTAACTCTTCTAATTGCAAACCTGCTTGTATCATATATCGAGGATTCATTCTTGTGATCGACAATGCCATGTCTCTCACTGCATCATGCATTTTCACAAAGCCACTCGAGCCATTTTCCAACAAGCAATTATCTTCTAACTTCTTCAAAATAACATGGCCCTTGTCTTTCATTTCTTGTCTTGTACCCATATCATCTATGAATCCCTCCTCAATCCAGCACTCAATTAGCTCAtcttttttaatttcataatctTCAGGATATAATGCGCAATGTAAGAAACAATATTTCACTTTCTCGTCCTTTAAGTGATCGAAGCTAAATTTCAAACGCTCTATCACTTTAGCTTCCACTCCTTCCAGTTTTTCTATTCTCTCTTTCAATTCTCTGAGTGCGTTTTTCCAAATAAGAGGGTCCTCTTCTCCTTTCAATGTACCAGCTACGACGACAATTGTAAGAGGCAGACCCGCACATTCTTTGACAACGAGCCTCAAAATTGGCATTAAAGTTTGATTTTGCACTATGTTAGGTCCAACTTTACTCAAGAATAGTGTCAATGCCTGTTGTTCCGAAAGGGGCTTCACTTTTATCACCGTGCAGCCCATATACTTACAGACATGCTCCGAACGGGTTGTCAACACCAACTTGCAGCCATTGCTGCCACTCGGCTCAGGGATCCCAACTTCCTCTAGAGACTTCATCCACACATTATCTAGGATTAGAACATGCTTTCCTACTTTATTCAGCATTTCTAACAAGATTGCAGCTCGTCTGAGCTTGTCTCCTTCTATGGCCAAACCTTCCTTCAACTTCAAAGAACTTGCAATATCATCTTGTACCTTCATTACATTGAACTCTTTTGATATGGTAACCCAGATTACCCTTTCGAACCTTTGTTCTTTCAAAAGATCGTTGTGGATGTGC harbors:
- the LOC108451544 gene encoding probable disease resistance protein At4g27220, whose product is MDWVDPCVSIANCLGPPVCKYLKYHRKVNDYVTNYGKIRDELNCKMEDIELQLKAELLPSSGKIPKQGVENWLKDAKEMIAEAQDVENKVRNGRYLYRAWNGKLVDEKTREMKEFLDKAPNASEGLALDGRSSGLPLPTSELVGEKAVRDEIWTCLMQEEVSKIGVWGWAVGKTTIMKHIHNDLLKEQRFERVIWVTISKEFNVMKVQDDIASSLKLKEGLAIEGDKLRRAAILLEMLNKVGKHVLILDNVWMKSLEEVGIPEPSGSNGCKLVLTTRSEHVCKYMGCTVIKVKPLSEQQALTLFLSKVGPNIVQNQTLMPILRLVVKECAGLPLTIVVVAGTLKGEEDPLIWKNALRELKERIEKLEGVEAKVIERLKFSFDHLKDEKVKYCFLHCALYPEDYEIKKDELIECWIEEGFIDDMGTRQEMKDKGHVILKKLEDNCLLENGSSGFVKMHDAVRDMALSITRMNPRYMIQAGLQLEELPEKEQWSSDIEKVSLMCNFISEISIDVLPTKCQLLTTLLLQNNPIKKISISFFTNMPCLSVLNLSSTKIESLPNSISELKNLTTLLLWGCYELRDLPCLSMLQELKKLDLRWTKIEEVPEGMDMLIKLRYIDLGVRTLKEIPLDFYKTRSPSALEF